Proteins encoded by one window of Candidatus Nezhaarchaeota archaeon:
- a CDS encoding type IA DNA topoisomerase — MDVLVVCEKNSVAKAVASFLGNDGYKIFSIYNVPCYAFNRDDRKWIVVGVRGHLMDFDFPQSFNNWDLVDPRELFKVQPIRVIRDESVRYVEALKMLGRNAEEVILALDADVEGEGIAFEVMEVIRSVNPHAEFKRALFSSLDENELSKAFKDLKPPLKPLADKCFARSMIDLVVGASFTRLLTLKLREGKSTALPRGHFISYGPCQSPTLYLVIQRALEREKFQSQKFYRVVAKLKVGDRVIEAEHVRGRFSSREEAEKVKAKIETVREAVVEDIKRTRSMKRPPTPLNTVELESLASKYLNIRAKRALDIAEELYRRGFISYPRTETEIYPPAIIDRLKAFINYPGLGGYVKHLIEGGAKPTAGTKDDKAHPPIHPIKAAVKEEVQRVLGIDGWRLYELVVRHFIATFSKPAQLESKKYIFNLASEKFTYSTLEVINKGFLEIYDYEHPRENQHLLVNVGAKVHVLTVEIKEGRTEPPPYLSESELLKLMEMYGIGTDATMQDHIQTNIDRGYMYIESKRCIPTELGKRLIMQLEKYVPELVKPEVRGMMERELAKIARGEESMESMVSKAKEYFYAQYLKLEERIYDVVQAIAEVSWRSIIEAEKHNKKRRTRKRYSAKS; from the coding sequence GTGGACGTATTAGTAGTCTGTGAGAAGAACTCAGTGGCGAAAGCTGTCGCGTCCTTCTTGGGCAATGATGGGTACAAGATCTTCAGCATCTACAACGTGCCATGCTATGCCTTTAATAGAGATGATAGGAAGTGGATAGTTGTTGGTGTTAGAGGCCACCTCATGGACTTTGACTTCCCACAAAGTTTCAATAACTGGGATCTCGTGGATCCGAGAGAGCTATTCAAGGTGCAGCCAATCAGGGTCATTCGAGATGAATCTGTCAGGTACGTTGAGGCGCTGAAGATGCTTGGAAGAAACGCTGAGGAGGTAATTTTAGCCCTGGACGCTGACGTTGAGGGTGAAGGAATAGCCTTTGAAGTCATGGAGGTTATAAGGAGCGTGAACCCTCATGCCGAGTTCAAGAGAGCTTTGTTCTCAAGCTTGGATGAGAATGAGCTTTCAAAGGCCTTCAAAGACTTAAAGCCTCCACTTAAACCATTAGCTGATAAGTGCTTCGCCAGGTCAATGATAGACTTGGTGGTCGGTGCCTCGTTCACCAGGCTCTTAACCTTGAAGCTTAGAGAGGGCAAATCAACAGCCCTACCTAGAGGGCACTTCATAAGTTATGGTCCATGTCAAAGCCCAACACTATACTTAGTCATTCAAAGAGCGCTTGAAAGAGAGAAGTTTCAAAGTCAGAAGTTCTATAGGGTCGTGGCCAAGCTGAAGGTTGGTGATAGAGTAATAGAGGCTGAGCATGTTAGGGGTAGGTTTAGCTCTAGAGAGGAGGCTGAGAAGGTGAAAGCTAAGATTGAAACAGTTAGGGAAGCTGTCGTTGAAGATATTAAGAGGACGAGGAGCATGAAGAGGCCTCCAACCCCCCTCAACACTGTTGAGCTTGAGAGCCTTGCAAGCAAGTACCTCAACATAAGGGCTAAGAGGGCTCTAGACATAGCTGAAGAGCTTTATCGGAGAGGCTTCATAAGCTATCCAAGGACTGAGACTGAAATTTACCCTCCAGCAATCATTGATAGGCTCAAAGCCTTCATCAATTACCCTGGCTTAGGGGGTTACGTCAAGCACCTCATAGAGGGTGGAGCCAAGCCTACAGCTGGCACTAAGGACGACAAGGCCCATCCGCCAATCCACCCGATTAAAGCTGCGGTGAAGGAGGAGGTCCAGCGCGTCCTCGGAATTGATGGTTGGAGGCTCTATGAGCTAGTAGTAAGGCACTTCATAGCAACCTTCAGTAAGCCAGCTCAATTAGAGAGTAAGAAATACATCTTTAATTTAGCTAGCGAGAAGTTCACGTACAGCACGCTCGAGGTCATCAATAAGGGCTTCCTCGAGATCTACGACTACGAGCACCCCAGAGAAAACCAACACTTGCTAGTCAATGTTGGGGCGAAGGTCCATGTGTTGACCGTGGAGATCAAGGAGGGTCGAACAGAGCCTCCACCATACCTATCTGAGAGCGAGCTTCTGAAGTTGATGGAGATGTATGGCATTGGCACTGACGCAACAATGCAGGATCACATACAGACTAACATCGATAGAGGGTACATGTACATAGAGTCCAAGAGGTGCATACCCACTGAGCTGGGTAAGAGGCTGATAATGCAGCTCGAGAAGTATGTCCCAGAGCTAGTCAAACCAGAGGTCAGGGGGATGATGGAGAGAGAGCTAGCCAAGATAGCTCGTGGAGAGGAGAGCATGGAGTCGATGGTCTCGAAGGCTAAGGAGTACTTCTACGCTCAATACTTAAAGCTAGAGGAAAGGATTTACGATGTCGTGCAGGCCATAGCTGAGGTATCTTGGAGAAGCATAATTGAAGCTGAGAAGCACAATAAGAAGAGGAGGACCAGAAAGCGATATAGCGCTAAGTCTTGA
- a CDS encoding CBS domain-containing protein — MMRKGMLVEEVMRRDFVVADTDKPITHVLRSMRRTDADGFLVVEGGKLIGLATYWDLMVRLGSLRVREVNVSSLFASSVMEPVRTTLTPKSTIVDAARTMVEDPNHMIPIIDSGEVVGIIEPRDIAKALLNDEVPAINVSLRNAPTVNISDRIVHARRLMMNSMSRSLAVLSDGVVVGVVSDDQMVDAYVNLVLGVPMEKQKAHVRRILVADLGPRHVKASLEATVADVAKLIVEKPVKGVPLVGAAGELMGFVSIFELAKFIVAQTSSQ, encoded by the coding sequence ATGATGAGAAAGGGCATGTTGGTTGAGGAGGTCATGAGGAGGGACTTTGTTGTAGCGGATACAGACAAGCCAATAACGCATGTTTTGAGGTCTATGAGGAGGACTGATGCTGATGGCTTCCTCGTAGTCGAGGGTGGTAAGCTCATTGGTTTAGCTACATACTGGGACTTAATGGTTAGGCTTGGAAGCTTGAGGGTTAGGGAAGTTAATGTTTCAAGCTTATTTGCTTCAAGCGTGATGGAGCCAGTTAGAACAACTTTAACTCCCAAGTCCACTATTGTAGATGCTGCACGTACGATGGTTGAGGATCCTAACCACATGATCCCAATCATTGATTCTGGAGAGGTGGTAGGCATTATTGAACCTCGAGATATAGCCAAAGCCTTACTTAATGATGAGGTTCCAGCCATTAACGTATCCTTGAGGAATGCGCCCACAGTCAACATCTCTGATAGAATTGTCCACGCGAGGAGGCTAATGATGAACTCGATGTCTAGGAGTTTAGCTGTACTTAGTGATGGTGTTGTTGTCGGAGTTGTGAGTGACGATCAGATGGTAGATGCTTATGTTAATTTAGTTTTAGGAGTGCCTATGGAGAAGCAGAAAGCTCATGTGAGGAGGATCCTTGTAGCTGACTTAGGTCCAAGACACGTGAAAGCTAGCCTCGAGGCTACTGTTGCTGATGTAGCGAAGCTGATTGTTGAGAAACCAGTTAAAGGTGTACCACTTGTGGGAGCCGCAGGTGAGCTAATGGGTTTCGTGTCGATTTTCGAGTTAGCCAAGTTCATTGTGGCGCAGACTAGCTCTCAATGA
- a CDS encoding 5-formyltetrahydrofolate cyclo-ligase: MTSISLKDKIRMDVWRAMMEKNVALPPFPIYGRIPNFKGAEEAALKLRSIDEYVEAEVVLCNPDSPQRALREMVLRDGKILIVATPRLSRGFVALHKPKDAAYASTIKGFMELGRPVKPGDYRVDVFVAGSVAVSLEGHRLGKGTGFSDIEYKLWSNAGSITDETLRVTTVHDIQVVYYVPRDEWDVPVDLILTPTRILWTAQAKRFRISS, from the coding sequence TTGACATCGATTAGCTTGAAGGACAAGATTAGGATGGATGTCTGGAGGGCCATGATGGAGAAGAATGTAGCTCTCCCGCCATTCCCGATCTACGGCAGGATCCCGAACTTTAAGGGTGCAGAGGAGGCTGCCCTCAAGCTGAGGTCGATCGACGAGTACGTTGAAGCTGAGGTTGTGCTATGCAATCCAGACTCTCCTCAGAGGGCCCTAAGAGAGATGGTCTTGAGGGACGGCAAGATACTGATCGTCGCGACCCCGAGGCTCTCGAGGGGCTTCGTGGCCCTTCACAAGCCGAAGGATGCTGCCTACGCCTCGACCATAAAGGGGTTCATGGAGCTCGGGAGACCAGTAAAGCCAGGTGACTACCGAGTCGACGTCTTCGTCGCGGGCTCCGTCGCAGTTAGCTTAGAGGGTCACAGGCTAGGTAAGGGGACAGGTTTCTCTGACATTGAGTACAAGCTTTGGAGCAATGCGGGCTCTATAACGGATGAGACTTTAAGGGTCACCACAGTCCACGACATCCAAGTTGTCTATTACGTGCCTAGGGATGAGTGGGATGTACCCGTCGACTTGATATTAACACCAACAAGGATCTTATGGACAGCTCAAGCTAAGCGATTTAGGATCAGCTCGTAG
- a CDS encoding 50S ribosomal protein L35ae: MIVGRVLSFRLGMNRRYPRELLVKLGESEVDVAKLVGKKVVIEDQHGNKYIGKVLKPHGGKGVAVVRFRKDLPGQVIGLEAKVIES, encoded by the coding sequence ATGATTGTTGGGCGCGTGCTTAGCTTTAGGCTCGGCATGAATAGAAGGTATCCAAGGGAGCTATTAGTTAAGCTTGGAGAGAGCGAAGTTGATGTAGCTAAGCTCGTGGGCAAGAAGGTTGTGATAGAGGACCAGCATGGAAACAAATACATAGGTAAAGTATTGAAGCCGCATGGAGGGAAGGGGGTAGCTGTTGTAAGGTTTAGGAAGGACTTGCCCGGGCAAGTCATAGGTCTCGAAGCTAAGGTCATTGAGAGCTAG